The Christensenella timonensis DNA segment AGAACTTGTGCTATATCCACGCATTCTCCAATTACTTTGGCTCCGCTTTACCCATGAATCAACACGCGCTTCAATATTGACAGATCTATCCCTTGTTGCCCACATAACCGACTGAGAGGGACCGCCATATATCTTTCGATTTGAATGAGTTTGCGAACTTGCTAATGCTGTCGAAGCTACAGCAAGAACCATAACAACTACCAGTACCATTACGATTATTCTCGTTGATTTTTTCATTTTGATCTCCTTCCTTGATTCACAAACATACGAAATGTTTATGAATAAACAGAGTAAAATGTTGAAATCCATTGGATTCCTGAGTATACTTGGTCGTATAGTCCTTACGAAGCTGGCTATCGCTTACGCGATAGGGTTGCCAACCATCAGTTTTGTAAGGACTTTTTATTACCCATTGGACTCCCTCCCTTCTGTTTCGTCACTTGTCTTACAAGTGGTTTGTATTTGGAAATATATGCAACTTGTTTGCGAATATTAAAAAAACAATAATTTTCCCTTTAAAATATTAGATACATCAAGAGCCAAAAACCTTGCAATTTTTATTAAAAAAGATCAGCAAATTTTTTGCTGATCTTTTTGGGGGATATGTGATTGTGCTAAACCGTTATACTAGTCGTAGTCCGAGTTATCTGATTAAAAATCGAACTCCCATTGTATGATCTATGGTAAGCAACAAGGCGGTATGTTCCTGAACCTACCGAGAATGAAAGGCGAGCATTATAACCTGCGCAGTTCTTACCATAATCTGATCCAGTCTTATATGTTGTCCAACTGCTCCCATTCCACTTTTGAAGCACCATGTAGGCTCCCAGTTTATCACATAGCGCATTCGCATCAGTATCGGCTTTACAAAGCAAATACCCATTGCCTCTGGAGATTGCTGCATAAGCATATGTAATTGAGCCTGCTGAATAGGGTGTCGGTCCGGTAAATATTTCGCTTTCCGCATAATTGGGATTTGGTGATGGATTGATGCCACTATCATCCGCTGCAAATGCTATACCACATACTGAGAGAACTAATAAAATACAGATAATTAAAGATACTACTTTTCGCATAATATATGCCTCCTTATTATTTTGGTTTCATAATATAGGAGGCATATACGTTCAATTTCCTTGCACTTTTTTATTGAATTCCATCAACGATCTTTAATATTTCTTCACGACTAATATTTGTGGATAACCTTATTTCATACATTTTCATAAAAACAACTGCTGTATACGGAGGGCTTTGTGATAATGCAATTATTTTATCCTCTTTATCAATTCGCTCAAAATCGTTAAAAGAGAATTGCTCTGACCGCGCTTCATCACCATTATATGTTTCAATCATAACCGATATATACTCATCTTCTTTTGTCAACGTATAATTGACAACATAGGTGTCTCCAAAATCTTTATATGAAACATCGCCCATTTCACACCCAACAGGCAAATATGAAAAAGCGGGGAATACAATTCCTTCTTTTTCGGCTAACTGATCCAATTCTAGAAATTCATAATTATCCTTTGGTGTAAAGAACGAGTTTACTTTTTCGCTGATATCATATCTAAAGGCTTTTATTTCAGGTATATCGGACATTATGAAGGATACAACAAATATAACGCAAACCAAAGCTGCTACAAAACCAATTTTTGATAGGATGCCATTTCGCTTTTTCTTTTTTTTCGGTCCGCTTTCCTTCAAAAAATTCTGCTTTATTTGTTCAAATTCATCTTTATGTGCCTCCACATCTTCTTGATACATCTCTTCAAAACTGTCCTCAAGCATTTTCTTTGTTGCTTTTCTTTCGTCTGTGGGTTCCATAATCGCCCTCCTTCCTCCTTAATTTTCCCTTTATCCGCGAATGCAGAGAATAAAGGGTGCCAGGTTTTGTACTTAATATTCCTGCTATTTCTTCAATGTTTTTTTCTAATTCATAGTAATAATATACAAATACCCTTTCTCTATATGATAATTGCCCAATCTTTTCCCTTGCATCTTTTTTATTTTGATTTCTTAAAATTATTTCCTCAACGTTGCTTTCTTCGTCCCTGAAAACAGTTTGATTTGGATTCGCTTCATATACTTCCTCCAATGAAATTTCGGTATATTTATTTTTTTGAAACTTTTTTCGGATCAAATTCATTGCAATCGCGGCAACCCAAGATTTAAACTTTTTCTCATCGCGTAATTGGTTAAAGGATTTAAAAGCATTATGAAGACACTCCTGATAGATATCTTTCGTATCTTCAGTATTACGAACGTGGGAATATATAAATCGTTTCAGATATTCTTCATGTTCCTCAAAGAGTTCCATAAATTTTTTGGCTTTGTTTGTATCTTTCATATTTACAAACTCCCCTCATAACTATGATAAGCCAATCTTATTTAGTCTGCAATGTTTATGTTTCAGATACTAAAAAAAACAAGATGTGATTTTCTTTTTACCCATAAATCAAATTAGGCATTTTCATAAATTCACCGGGGCTGTCAACTGGAATTTTAGTGTCCTTTATCAGCAGGGCTGGTAAAACCGCGCGTTTGCCAAACCGCTTTTTGATCGTCTCCAACGATCACCAAGCCATCGCAACTTGATGCGCTTCCCAAAGTGCCTGTTCTGTTTCACATCAGCCTTTTTTACTAAGTCGTTTTTGGCATAGATAATACCGTGACGTTCAGAAGTCGAACCGCCGACAGCCATTGGAACTTTTCGTAATCGTATCGAGGTGCAAAACAAATTATGTTCGTTTTATTTAATATTCCTATTGATATTGTAGCTACATCGTGGTAACATATAATTGTAAGACAAATCAAACGGAGGATTGAAAAATGAAGTACAGAGTAGAATATTTGGTAGATAACAGGGAACAGGCAAAAGGGTACCAACCGCATAATGATATTAGCGAAGTAATGGACGATGACATTGAGGCCGAATCGGAACAGGAAGCGATCATTTTCGCAATGGATCATATTGTTGAATGGATTAGTCCGGATTCCTTCACAGCTGAAATTGATGATAATAATTTGAGAATTAACGTCTACGATGAAGCCGGAGAATTGTACGAACAATATTATAGGTTCATCGCAAAAAAGGTGAAATAAGGTATTTATGAAGGAAACAACCAAAACAGCAGTGATCCGGCTGCGGGTCACGCCAGAATTTAAGTTGGCAGTTGAAAAGGCTGCTGCCGAGGAAAATCGCACGTTATCAAATTGGATTGAAACCGTTCTCCGGGAGAAAATAAAACAAGAGGAAGTGTAATTATAGAAGGTGTACGGTGAGGTCAGGAGTTCTTTTGCCGCCATCGTCTGACCATGAACCCGGAGCGCGCGGAATCCATAGTAAAAAGAAAACTCCTTTTATCTTGGCCTGATTTTCTCTTATCCATAAATCATATTTGGCATTTTCATCAATTCACCGGGGCTGTCAACCGGAATTTTAGTGTCCTTTATCAGCAGGGCCGGTAAAACCGCGCGTTTGCCAAACCGCTTTTTGATTGATTCTATCGTCTTTTCAAGTATTTCGTTTTTGGCACGCTTTTGCTGGTCATGAAGCAAGGAAAGCTGCTCCGGCTGCGCGGAAGGAACCAAACTAATTGCACGAACCGTCAGAGAACGTATAGGGCTGCTCCACCGATACCGTTTGCAAAAAAGGATAAACGCCTGTTCTGCTATATCGTGCCATGCCTGGGTGACGTATGGAATTTGACCTTGAAACGTCCATGAGTGCAAGTTAATATCCCGTACACTGATCTCAACGCCGCAGGCCGCAAGTCCGTGTTTTCGTAAAGAGTGTGAAATGTTCAGCGAACGGTCAAAAATTACCTTTTTGGCTTCTTCCTGATTGAGCAGATCAGACGTACAAGTGATTCCACTGCTTACGGATTTAACGGGAGGCACATACCCATAAGGAGAAATCGGCTTTTCATCAAGGCCACAAGCCGAATCCCATAATTCACCGCCCACTTTTCCAAACCATGACACAAGGTGTTCCCGCCCGTACTTCGCGATATCCCCTATCTTGTAAAGCCCCTTCCGGTTGAAAGATTTCTTGCGGCGCCTGCCGATACCAAAGAGATCCTCGATGGGGCAAGGCCATACGATATCCCTGAAATTTTCGCGCGTGATTTCCGTGATCGCGGCAGGCTTTTTGTAGTCGCTGCCAAACTTAGCGAATATTTTATTGAAGCTGACGCCGATGCTGACGGTCATCCCTATTTCCCGTTTTACCGTATCCATGATTTGTTGTGCAATATTGACGCCGCTCCCAAAGAGTTTCGTACTTCCGGTGCAATCGATCCAACACTCGTCAATTCCGTATGGCTCAATAATGCAGGAAAACCGATTATAGATTTCCCGCACACGTTCTGAAATAGCAATATATTCTTCCATATGCGGAGGGACGATCACAAGGCCATCACATTTCTGTCGAGCTTGCCATAGTGCTTCTCCAGTCGATACACCGGCCTTTTTTGCCAAGTCGTTTTTGGCATAGATAATACCGTGACGTTCCGAAGTCGAACCGCCGACAGCCATTGGGACATTTCGCAATTCAGGATTTTTCAGGCACTCCACGCTTGCATAAAAACTATTGATATCGCTGTGCAAAATAATTCTGTCCATTACTTCTCTCCAGATATTCTTGGTTTGAGGGTGTATTGGACATTATATATTCCGCAGCTGCTACATAGCGTTAAAAATGACGAATTTTAATATTAAATTATGGAGAACATGAAAAGGCCATTCCGAAGAATGGCCTTGCTATCTATCAGTCGGTTTTGATTTGCCGTTATTTTACAGCCTTGAATGAGTGATCCTCACGATAAGACTTTTCAAGGTTATCCACCCGCATTTCCAAATCTGGGATCACTTCTACGGCTTTTTGCATATCCTCCAGCTTTTTGATCTGGAGCGTTTGGTTCTCCGCTATTGTTTGAATGGCAGGCTTAATCACATTCTCGTTATCCAGCTTCAGGGCAAGAACGTCATTTTCTAATGAAGCCAGTCTTTCATCTGCTTTACTAAGGCTTTCATCTACTTTATCAAAACGTTTATCAATACTATCAAACCTTTGGTTCATGCCAACTAAAACATCCATAATATCCTGCATATTCGGTTCGCTCATATCTGTTTCCCCTTCTTACTTTTTATCTACATTTTTGGATTGATGGTAATCGGCATAAGATGACAACAATACTTTTACCGTCGCTTTATCCAAAGAATCAAGGAGATCATATAACTTATTTATGACATCGGCATCATACTTGTCGTTTAACAACTTCACGAGTGACGATGTTGATTTATCTCCGCTATAATCTTCCTTAAAAAATTCTGACAACGTGATTCCAAAATAGTTGCAGAGATCGTACACAATAAGGATTGAGGGAGTATGTTTCTTGGTAAGGAGACGGGTAAGCTGATTTTCGCCATGTCCAATTAAACCGCTCACTGTTTTCTGCGTTGGCGATCCTTTCGCTTTCAGAAGTTCCTTTACCCTATTGGAAATAAACTCTCTTAATTTTTCCTCGCTGTTACTCATATAAATAGTGTAATCTTTATAATCCCCAAGCGATTGACGTGTTTGTTTATTAATTGTATTGTTTTATAATCAAATTTGATGATATAATGAAATTGCGCTCCATTGGGCGCCTGAGTAAACTGGGGTGCGGACGGTGCCGGTCAGCGTAATGAGTTACCCACCTCTTGCTGATCTGCGCCGGTTCGTACCGGTAAACAGGGTTGTCAGATAGAAGGACGAATTACTCTTTTAGAAATATACGGAGCTTGAATACTTTGTAGCCAGGCTCGAATTGGAAACGACCGCATAGATCCGGTACGAGTAACCCCTTGGCGGCGAAACGTATTTTGCGATCAGGCAATCCCCTGTCCCCTGGGCCGTATAAGAAGAATAATTCTGCCACGATCCGTTGCGGTATCGTTGCAGGTAAACGGTTAGGTAGATTCGCTCGTCAGTATTATTACAGATCACCGACGTATAAAGTTTAAGCTGCGAACCGCTTTTACTCAGGGAAACGGATATGTTTGTCAGCAATCGCGGTTGGATCTCCGGCCCTGCCGACGGCGCTTCATTTCCAGCCTGCGCAGCATAGGCAGGTATCGAGCAAACAATGAGCATCAAAGCGATTAGGAACGATATTACTCTTTTTTTCATAACATACTCCTTTATAATAGTGTTTTTTTTGACAGCCCTATATATAAAGACGTATGAAAGGATGGAAATGGGGACACGTATAACCAGGAAATTTGTATGGATTGGGAGCTTTGGCAAAAATATGAGCAATATATCAAACGGTTCATACTTACGATTTCGGATTCCGACGATGACGCAGAGGATATCTTGCAGGAGACGATGCAAAAGGCATGGCGTAGTTACGAAACCCTTGATAATATCGCCGCCTTTGGAAAATGGCTGAAACGGATCGCGCGGAATTGCGCCGCAGACTATTACCGCAGGCCGGATAACGCGGCCTTTCAGTATTACATAAATACGGAGCAGCTTGGAAATGTGACCGGCGACCTCGTTGACGGGAATCTCGAGGATAAAATGATTATCAGGGACATTCTTCGTGAATATATTGCGGAATTGCCGAATGAACGTGGAAAGGCGTTATATCTCAATATCATTGGCGGGTATGGGGCAACGAAAATATCGAGGGCATTAGGACTGAAATATGAAACTGTCAAAAAGTGGCTGTACCGCGATAAGCGGAAGATAAGCGAATTGTTAAGGGTGCATTTGGATGAAACCGGCCGATAAAAAGAGATTAGAACAAAATATCACACCTGACCTCTTTCCAGAAGAAATACGACAGGAAATGGATTCCCTGCTCGAGCAGGAAGCAAGGCAAAAAAAGCGTTTCCGTAATAAATGGCTGGTGGGCGCTGCCTGCTGCGCTGTATCCGCGGCGATGCTCTTTTCAGTTTTTATAACTCCAAGAGTCAACGCTGAAGAACAGGTTATGCAGCGTGTGGCTGAAATGCAGGAAGTCATCCAGAGCGGGGACCTGCCCTGCTATATTATTTCCTCCCCCGATGTACGTTTTGAAGGACGCGAAAGCGTTGCTGATTTCGGCTATGACAAATCCATTTACGATTACAATGGCGAAAGTATTTTCCTTTTTGAACAGGACGATATCCCCACCGGGTATATGGAAAGTGACAGCAAGCCTCGAGCGGAGGGGATCGCGCAAACAATGGATCGGAAGAACGTTGAATACTTTATCGATCAGGACGGATCAACAGGAATCTTCAAATCGGAATACGGCGGCCAGGCTAAAGTGTTTACGATAACGGGACCGCCCATGAATGAGGATATTTTTATCGGGATAGTCAACAGTATTACTTTTATCGGGACGAAATAAGGGAGAAAATGATGGAAGAAACACAATCATGCGGATTTCTAGATGTACGGTCTGATTCGTTCAGGGAACTTGGCGGTGAAACGGATGATTTCCCCTATTACAGCAAACGCATACGCGCCGCGCTTCGCTGCGATATAGAATACCTGTATCAAAAGAATGTCGGCAGCTTCTGCGTTTCTGAGAACAATGATTCGGATATCACGTTTATGTCTTTGGTAGCGGATATACGCGATGATATGAAAAATGATGATATCGGCTCCCTTGTGTATTGTTCGCTCGATCAGGACGATTTCAAAACTTTCATGGGGAAACTGGCCCCATATTCAGGTCTCTTTATGTCTATGAATTCAGACGCTCCGCAAAAGGCTATGCTGCAAAACATAGACTATCTTATTTATATCGATGGGAATAATCGGCGAAGAATGGTCCCTTACGAATATAGAAAGCTGCTGAAAGGCAATTCTGTTATTCATTATTTTGACGGTCTCCTTCTAAATTTTAAGATTGATTATTCCGCACAATGGGGTTGCTTATCTGATTTACCTTTCATAATAAAAACGAAAGATTTATCGCTTATGAAGATATATTTAGAATCTGAAATAGAATGCCGAAAGGATCGGATCCATTCCGCAAAGATCAATACGATTCTTAAAGCGAAGCCAGATGAATTCCCTGAAAAATTTATTGAAGATCAAAAACATAGAATTGACAAACTCTCCCAAGAAGCAGAAGCAGTTCATTTTATGTTGAGTAATAATAAAAACAGCCGCCTTAAACGTCTTTACTGGAAGTGGCAAAGAAAATCCATTCAAGGTATAAATGACTCATCTGATCTTAGAACTGCCTTCTTTGACGCCTTTTTTGAAAAGTGAATATGAAATGTAAAAATCCACCGGCATTTGCTTAGTGGATTTTTACATTTTGAGACCAGATATCCCCATTTGTTGTTGACGTACCACCATAATGGTGGTATTATTAAGATGCAAGATAAAGAAAAGGTCAACTAATCGGCCCGTAAGATAATTGGCGGGAGAAGGAGTTGCAAAATGCCAAGAATTTATAAAACTTTTTATAGCGTAGAATACAGAATATGGGGCAATGATTTCCCATCGACGCAATGGTTTGACAATAAGGAAGATGCCAAAGCCTTTAGTAATCAGGACTATCATGACGATCCCATTCCCCATAGAGCAAGCAAAACGGAGAGAGTCGCGGATTATGAGAATAAATGTGCGGAGACAAGATTCTTCTTGGAAAATGAAAGTGCTCGCCAGTGAAAGGAAGAAGATATGAAATTTCAGTTGTATAGCAAGCTGTATCAGGAAGCACTCACTTATGACGACGTTGATATGTATATCGGCGAAAGAGGGTGGCAGGAGTGGATGGATGACTATGGAGAGGATAACGTACAGCAAATAACAAGCATCCTGAAATCAATATTTAATTTAGCGCACAGCACCATCAAAGAAATGCGAGAGACTCATAAACTTGGAAGGGCGGAGTTTTGTCGCAGATACTTCAAAAAGCTGCGTACAGTTGAGAATTGGGATGCTGGAATAGTGGACACGCCCGAAGATCAAAAAATGATGATTGGGTACAGCTTTTTTATTGAGGATATGCAGAGAAATATATAGACTGATATGATATACGGAGCAATCTATTATGGCGGTGTTTACATCATATGCTCTCGGAATTTTATGGGCGACGTGCAGTAATACAGGCGAAAAATATTTATTAACTAATCAAGATCCTTATTTCGCCAACTTCATACAAAAAATCAATGGTGGTAAAATTTACACACTAACGCACTGTCGCAACGGAACAAAATTATATTGCCTGAGAATAAAAAAATCACTGGAGTCGGAAATAGAGGAAAGCGGATATACCGGCAGAAAGAATACTGACAGGGCAATTCCGCGTGTAGATAATAATGCGGATTTTGTTCGAGCCTATATCCAGTGCCATTCTTCCCTTGGACTAAGGCCATGCAAGACACGCCGTGGTGAGAAAATCAAAACTCCACGATTGCGCCTACATGGTGCATGGATGCTTATGGAATGGATGAGTGAAGTTATCGCCAAAACGGTTGGCGTCGGCGTTAAAAAAGTACAGAAGCACAGCAACAGCGAAATGGGCATATTGCACTACCAATCCTGTGTGGAAATTATAAAAATTTGCGAATGGGTTCTGTCTGAATCACATTCGCAAGCGTTTGAGGCAGCCGTATATTTAACTTTTCAAAATAAAAAAGGGCCGTCCAAAAAGGGACAGCCCTCTTGACGTTAAATAACAATTTTTTTGCTTGATCCCATATTCTGAAATTTAATTGCCTGCTTTTCCTTCGGCTCGCTTGGAATAAATTCATCTGGCTAACTCGTCTGCTATTTGGATCGTCTCATCCGCGTGTTCGCCAGTCCTTTCCAGTTTATCTAATTTATCCTTCACCGATGTTTTCTCTTTGATGATGCCGGACAGATCCGAAATATAATACTGACCAATATCCCAATCAAAATTCGCATGACATTGTACGCCATTGTATTCAGCCAAATAGTCGTTTTCCCCTATTATCCTGATGAGCTTCGCATTTCCCATTTTACCATGCAATGATTGGATACATGCTCGTGTTTCACATATAAATGAATCACTCTTTTCTTCCATATTTTCCTGCCTTTCCATTTTGTTTATCCTTTGCATATGCTGAACTATGTTTTTCACGATCAGTTTTTCAGAATCCCGTGAATAGGTTCCGTAATATAGCCTATTGCCTTTCAGCAGATTTATGATCTCCCTGTCTTTTTCCAGACTCTCTTTTTCGGTGTGGATCCTGCCTGCCTGCTCGAACTGCCTATCCTTTGGGCGCTCAATAAACAGGTTAAAATTGCAATAGGAGTTATACGCCTTGAATGCTTCCCGTTTTAAATCCTCGCTCGGATATTTTTGGTAAATCAATCCAAGGA contains these protein-coding regions:
- a CDS encoding RNA polymerase sigma factor, with translation MDWELWQKYEQYIKRFILTISDSDDDAEDILQETMQKAWRSYETLDNIAAFGKWLKRIARNCAADYYRRPDNAAFQYYINTEQLGNVTGDLVDGNLEDKMIIRDILREYIAELPNERGKALYLNIIGGYGATKISRALGLKYETVKKWLYRDKRKISELLRVHLDETGR
- a CDS encoding DNA polymerase Y family protein; its protein translation is MDRIILHSDINSFYASVECLKNPELRNVPMAVGGSTSERHGIIYAKNDLAKKAGVSTGEALWQARQKCDGLVIVPPHMEEYIAISERVREIYNRFSCIIEPYGIDECWIDCTGSTKLFGSGVNIAQQIMDTVKREIGMTVSIGVSFNKIFAKFGSDYKKPAAITEITRENFRDIVWPCPIEDLFGIGRRRKKSFNRKGLYKIGDIAKYGREHLVSWFGKVGGELWDSACGLDEKPISPYGYVPPVKSVSSGITCTSDLLNQEEAKKVIFDRSLNISHSLRKHGLAACGVEISVRDINLHSWTFQGQIPYVTQAWHDIAEQAFILFCKRYRWSSPIRSLTVRAISLVPSAQPEQLSLLHDQQKRAKNEILEKTIESIKKRFGKRAVLPALLIKDTKIPVDSPGELMKMPNMIYG
- a CDS encoding RNA polymerase sigma factor, with the protein product MKDTNKAKKFMELFEEHEEYLKRFIYSHVRNTEDTKDIYQECLHNAFKSFNQLRDEKKFKSWVAAIAMNLIRKKFQKNKYTEISLEEVYEANPNQTVFRDEESNVEEIILRNQNKKDAREKIGQLSYRERVFVYYYYELEKNIEEIAGILSTKPGTLYSLHSRIKGKLRRKEGDYGTHRRKKSNKENA
- a CDS encoding helix-turn-helix domain-containing protein, with amino-acid sequence MSNSEEKLREFISNRVKELLKAKGSPTQKTVSGLIGHGENQLTRLLTKKHTPSILIVYDLCNYFGITLSEFFKEDYSGDKSTSSLVKLLNDKYDADVINKLYDLLDSLDKATVKVLLSSYADYHQSKNVDKK
- a CDS encoding AAA family ATPase, with the translated sequence MKTLVVNLFGGPGAGKTAAAWEIAKLLKTGGILTEYIPEYAKELVWAERFDLLDGSFAHQLRILEEQNRRLKCVQGKVDVAVTDSPVILGLIYQKYPSEDLKREAFKAYNSYCNFNLFIERPKDRQFEQAGRIHTEKESLEKDREIINLLKGNRLYYGTYSRDSEKLIVKNIVQHMQRINKMERQENMEEKSDSFICETRACIQSLHGKMGNAKLIRIIGENDYLAEYNGVQCHANFDWDIGQYYISDLSGIIKEKTSVKDKLDKLERTGEHADETIQIADELAR
- a CDS encoding DUF4367 domain-containing protein, with the protein product MEPTDERKATKKMLEDSFEEMYQEDVEAHKDEFEQIKQNFLKESGPKKKKKRNGILSKIGFVAALVCVIFVVSFIMSDIPEIKAFRYDISEKVNSFFTPKDNYEFLELDQLAEKEGIVFPAFSYLPVGCEMGDVSYKDFGDTYVVNYTLTKEDEYISVMIETYNGDEARSEQFSFNDFERIDKEDKIIALSQSPPYTAVVFMKMYEIRLSTNISREEILKIVDGIQ